The nucleotide sequence CTTTCCGTTATTGTCCTTCCAGTGTTCATGTTTCCGATTTTTCAGCTTATAAATCCTGAGAGAGGGTCTTTTTATTTCAGGCATGACACTGCAATATTCGATAGCCTCGGATGGTTTGAGCTAAAGATATGGGATGGTGTTACCGTAGGAATCGTATTCTTCTGCCTTGCCCTTGTCTTCACATCCACTTTAATGCTCCTTCAGGAGATAATACCTTTAATAAAAGATATTAAAAAGAAAAGGCGTAGCCATATGCATGAGGCAGAAGGGATTCGTGAAATCCTAAAAGAACTGATTAAGGACAAACAGGTTTCTCCTACGCCGTCTGTGCTTATTGTCTCAGAGGAAGACCCTGTGATATTTACCTCAGGTGCAAAAAATCCTGCTATTGTGCTTTCGGAGTCCATGATTGAAATGCTTGAGGAAAAAGAGCTTAGAAGTGCCATTGCACACGAGGTTGCACATATAATAAGAAGAAGCAACCTAACAACACTTTTTATCTTTGCAGTAAGACTTATCATGTTTTATAACCCGGTAAGCCTTCTTGTATTCAGGAGAATACTTCAGGATGACGAGCAGGTCTGCGACGACATCACAGTGTCCATGACAAAAGACCCTTATGCACTTGCCTCCACACTCAGGGTATTTTATCTAAAAAATGTAGGAGAGCTCTCTAAGATAAAGGCAATTAAAGAGTCTATCGAGTCTTCAAGTCATAACCTTCTTCTTGAGGAAAGAATAGAAAGGCTCGAATCCGCCGAGGCAGGCAGACACTATGCCTTTATGTGGGGTAGATATGCACTGACATTAATGACGATTATTGGAATAAATTACTATATAGTGTAGGAGATTAAATGTCGAGACTCAAAATGCTTCTTTTATTCCTGATTAACCTATCTATCTTAGTGCTGGCACTAAGGCTTCTAAGCTGGGTTCCGCTTGCCATAGAGGAAAACTCCGTAAGGAGATGGACGAGCAAGGAGGCTGTCATGGAAGAGATGAAGCTAAGAAAGCTCTTCATGCCTTCTTACTTCCCCCAGTATTTGAGATGGCCTCCATCGGAGATACTTGCTGGAAAAACTCCCTCTCCTTCGGTCCTGATGCATTTCAGTCACAATGAAACCAAAGAGATAGTCCTTGCAATCAGTCAGAGAGCCTTAGAAGGCAGAGAGCTTAAATCGAGAATCGAGCCATCGGTGATTAAAAAAGAAGAAATAGTCATGCTAAAAGGCAGACAGGCAAAGCTTTTACAGGGCTTGTGCCCTGATAGCAGAAAGCCCTGTAGCAAGCTCACATGGCAGGAAGGACAATACATCCTTACTGTTACAAGCAGAGACTCAATCGCAGAGACCATTAAGATAGCAGAAAGCATGCTCCAATGAATAAAATCTCACCGAGTGCGAGGGTTAGGGGTATTTTCGAGCATAATTAGGATATTTTTCCTACTTGAAATAGGAAGTTCTTCCAATTGTCCTTCAAGTCTCCTTTTGTTATCCTAAAATCAGGATGAAGGAAAACAGGGAAAGGAGGAAAGGCTTGAATAAAGCTGTAGTAACTTAGTAAACTTAAGAAAGGAGAACGAAGATGTTAGGACTAAAGAAAATAGGTGGCGAGACAGTAGGGAAAGGCAATTACTGGAACATCTCAACTGGAGAAAGGGTACACATGGATAGCGCGGGCATCCTTCCTGGAGACGAAAAAGCCCACTATTACAAACTTCCGCCTCTTGTGATGCTTTTAACAGCTCCAATAATTGGGCTTCTTTATGCAGTGTTTCTTCCATTCATAGGCATAGCAATGCTTATAGTCGTGGCAGGAAGAAGGCTGTTTGGAGGCTCAGCTGCTTTAAGAAAAGGAGCAACATTTAGCTGGAAGCCCAGTGAGGCATACTTAGCTGGAAAAAAGAAGAAAAACAGCACAGAGAAAACGGAGAAAAAGGAATGAAGTTTGACCGAAAAGAGGCCCCCTATACCATCACTTAGAGGGCCTCTTACAAACCTATTTGGCGGAGGATAAATGCAATAT is from Nitrospirota bacterium and encodes:
- a CDS encoding M48 family metalloprotease; translation: MWFFESYPGMFVSQSVIHSIVALIIVERSFEIWKVDAPLLRFRYRLSVIVLPVFMFPIFQLINPERGSFYFRHDTAIFDSLGWFELKIWDGVTVGIVFFCLALVFTSTLMLLQEIIPLIKDIKKKRRSHMHEAEGIREILKELIKDKQVSPTPSVLIVSEEDPVIFTSGAKNPAIVLSESMIEMLEEKELRSAIAHEVAHIIRRSNLTTLFIFAVRLIMFYNPVSLLVFRRILQDDEQVCDDITVSMTKDPYALASTLRVFYLKNVGELSKIKAIKESIESSSHNLLLEERIERLESAEAGRHYAFMWGRYALTLMTIIGINYYIV